The region TGCCTGCCGGACGCCAACATGGGCCGTAGGATCCCGAAGGCCCTTTTCCCAGGGCTCCCAGGCTGAAGCACGGAAACCGCCAGCTCACCCTTTGCCCCACTTGGCATACTGCTCATCTCGCTCCGACTTCTCTTCTGCTTTCTTGCGCAGCTCCAGCCGCTCCTGCTTCAGGTCCCTCTTACGGCCCATCTCATCCCGGAAAACTGTCTTTGCGTGCCGAGATTCATCTGAAGGGAAATGCATAGATCGGAGCATTTAAAAGCAGCCACGCAGGTAAGGACGCTTCCAGGTGGAGGCCTGTTTCCACTTCCACTACAGATTCTTGCAGAAACAGCAAAACCATAATAGGGAAGAGAGGAAACGGATCCCCCACAGAACCTCAAGAAAGAAGTTGCAGGGTTTAATAATGCAAACACCATGTGGAAGTCTCTATAGTCAGTCCACCTACTGCCCTGAACAGCCACCTGGACCAGATTCTGCCTAGAAAAAGCTGGGCTGAAGCACAGAAGCTTGGGCTATGGATGCGCCACGCAATTTCAAGCTCCAGAAATTCTCACCCTCCAGATGTTTGCTATTGTTGCTGCTGCCAGCCTTCTTATGTTCCTGCTGCTCCATTCTCAACAGATCAGCCGATACCAAGCCCGCTTTGCCCCCCGACAGCATCTGAGAAACACACAAGGTGGAATCAGGAGAGAGGCGTGTCCCATAAATCATCCATTCATGGAACAGCCTATTGTCTCCTGGCTGCCTCAGCTGGAGCAAGGCTTTCTCCCTGCAACTGGGCACCGCAGCACATCTCAGGCCCTTCCTGGAAGCCAAAGCCTCACCCTCTGGCCGCTCCCGTTGGACTCCGTGGCCTGATGACGTGGCAAGACAGTCGAGGGACTCCTGGACCTGtgacctttcttttttgcttctgctccTCTTCGGGGAGGAGATAAGTCCGAATCTGAAGATCTGGGCCGATTCCTTCTAGGAGGGGAGAGATCAGGAGAATTTGGTCGCCGTGTGCCTGGTCTGCCTGTGGCCCGGGGTGGGGAAAGGTCTGAATCTGTGGTGGCTTCAGCTCCCCTCGTCGTAGAAGAGCCAGAACTGGATTCCGAATCATGTCTCTGCCGCTTCCTTGGTGATGCTGCTGTTGGCTGGGACTGCCGGGTGCCTGGGAAATCCACGAAGGAAAAGAGACGTTTTCAGAATGCATCACCAAGGATAGCTGATGGATGCCAAGGTATCACTGAGGGGTTCGGACAACTCACGCCCCAAACAGTGGCAGGTACTTTAGCACGGGGCTACTCACTCCTGGATGGCAGCCCCTTCTGAGGTAGCAGCAAGTCTCCCTCCGGGCGAGATGCTTTCTTGCAAGGCAGCGACACATCCGCACCAGCCGTTGCCCTAAACTTCTGGCCAGCTGAACGTTCGTCTGAGAACAATTCACGCTGGCTTCCACTCGAACCTCTGACATGATGTGTGCCTCCTGCTGACGGCTCTCTTTTAGGGGACAGATCAGGCTGGGCATGACGGGCTCTCCTAGGCGGGGACTGGTCCAACAAATGCTTTTTTTCATTTGTTCTGGAGGTTTCTGAACTGAGTACGGTAACAAAAGCAACAGTCTAAGTTGCTAACAAATATACCCATTTTCAATTAGCATTACATTGCAAGATAAGCTTTATATATTCTTGGTTCTTGCCTGGTTACTGAATAAGAATCTTAGGAAAAATTCTCCTGATCCAAGAAGTGTCTGGCTAATTCAGCAATCTGGCAATAGCATATAACATCAAGCAACACAAgtatgtcaaccctgagctacaaatattatccttgATTAACACAAGCAATAGCCGGAAAGATTCGGTTGTGAGCTAATCAGCTACGTTCCCACATCTCACCTGCTTATTGATGCAGTTGCCGTAGAATGTCCAGACGATGGCTCCTcattttgatctttaaaaagaaatgtaaagcCTTCTTAATACACAAGGCATTCCTAATTGTCTCTCTTCATGTGGCTGTTTCCCAAAATGTAGAAATTACAACTTGGAGAATTCCTAAAGAGCAAGCACAGGGGTGGGGATCTGGCGGGTGCCAAATTTGTTTCTGAAGAAAGATTATTTCCAGGATGAAaagacatttcattttttaataaacaaaatggTTTTTTCAAAGGAAAGTAAAATGTGGCCCACGACTTTCCTTCCAAACCATTCCAgctttcaccttttaaattgccTTTTCAGCCAGCGCAACCCGAACCCTCTTTGCTCAAAGCCTGGATCAGGCAGAGGATGCATGCAGCAAACCCAGCTCAAGGATCTCACGCACAATGACACCATTCTCTCAGAGAAGCTCCAAACTGCTAACCTCCTAATAACTTCCATTTGTTACTTCCTCggaaagtttccatccatttaacTTCATCTGGCCGTTCATCAATAAATTCAGCCACCTAGAAAGAACAGATGAGACAGGAGGGGTTTTCCTCTGCATGGCTAAAAGTCCTCCTAACAAGCAACCCGTTAAACGATTCCCTGAGGATCGGCTCCAGCACCGGAAAGGCAAAATCTCGGATCCCGGTGACGGAGCCAGACAGGATCGTGCAGCCGGTTAAGCCGTTTCCCCTCCATGGGCCCTGCCTGTCTCATCGCTTTGCTTTGGCACCCGACCATGGGACATAAACCATAACCCTCCGcactgcaggcagccagccagGAAAGTCCAGGCGAGGCCCGGCCGCCCCCGACTCACCACGGGCAGGTCGCTCTCGTccgcttcttcctcctcctccttgccctCGTCGGCAGGCCGGCTCTTCCAGCTCACGTCGTCGTCATCCACGATGCGCATCCTGCGGGCGGGAAAAGAGCCCTTCGCCACCGGTTCAGCACCGGCCCAGGCGCGCCACGCTCAGAGGGAGAAGCCCCGGGACCTTCGGCCGCACACACGCCCCCAGCTCCCGCTTGAGCAGAAGGGCTGGCAGGGCGGCCCTTCCGCACGCGGGGAACCCCCGCCGGGGGCTCCCTCCGAGCGGGCCCAGCCGCCCCTTCGGGGAAGCGGCCAAGCGGGCCCGGGTTCCGGGGCCGCGCAGGGAGGGCGACCCTCCAGGCTTCTCGCCGGCCTCGAGGGACGCCAAGCAGCGGCTGGTTCAGGCCCAGGAAGACCGGAGGCCCGCAAGGCCGAATTCACTCACCggcccgctgccgccgccgccttcttcCGCCGCCGCTTCTTGCCCGCCTCGGCATCGCCGCCCTCCAGGTAGCGCCGCCGCAGGTACTCGGCCTTGGAGAGGCTGGAGGCCGCCGCCATCTTCTCTGGAGACCCGGAAGCGGAAGCAGGGCAGCCGGCCCCTCTCTTTGGTCGTCTCCGGGGCACGAGGGCGCCCTCTGGCGGCGCCCGCACCCTGGGAAGCGGCTCTCTCCTTTCCCTGGGCTAGGAGGTCGGTGGTTGGGGGTCCCTGGCGGACGGGCGTCCTCGTGGCCGTGGCTGCCAGGGAGTCGGGCCGGTTCCTCTGCAGCGGAGCTCGGTCTGCCTCTCAAGGCGCCAGCAGACCCCAAAAGCAGCTGCGGTCGCCCCTCTTCAAGCGCTGCTTCGAGCCAGTCTTCCGctctccctgctctggagctccGACCACCCTGATGGCCAACAGCCCTTCTCAAAGTGGGAGCAAAACCCGCACGCCAGGTCCGCTGCAAAGCCCCGGGAATCAGTAGCCCTCCCGCCACGTCGGCCCCCCCAAGTGCGAGCCCTCTGGGCCATTCCAACAGGCGTTGCTCTGGTGGAACCGCTCCTTTCATCCGTGCCACGCGAAGGGCTTCACCCACATCCTCCAAGTGGCTGGAGAAAGGCAACTCGGAGGATGATTTGCTATGGAAGCCCCACAAGTGGAGGCACGCTCTGCACCTAGAGGTCTACCCGGCCCTCAGCACCTCGGTTGTGTTTAGGAAACAAAGGAAATCCCCAGGCTTGCTCCGAAGGATGAGAGATGAGCACCAGAGCAGCTTTGGCTGAGTGATCTGTTGCCTTCCTTGGTTAGATGTAATTTTTATTATTCCAGCATTAACTTTGTTAAGGGCCCAGAGTTTCTTCAGAAGGGCCAAGCCAGGACACGGCCAACCTCTCATATTGTAGGGCTCCCAGTTGCTGCAACCCCTGAATCCACCACTCCCACCGGCAGGGCACGGGAAGGTTGTAGGCAATTATCAGCGTGGCTCTTGGTAGTGCAAGGGCAGCGTGCAAACTCTTGAGGGAGAAGGGCCACGTCTTTGCCCCCCTTGGGCTCAGGAGGAAAAAGGCGGGAAGCCAGAAGTCGCTGCTGCTTCACCCAGGAAACCCCAGGACAACCCTCCCGCTTCCCTTTAAGAGAAGGACGCCGACTTCCCTGCTTCGGTTTTAATAGTGGAGTCCAGCCAGCCTGCCTTCTACGGAAGGGGCAGAGTCAATCAAGCTACTGCTTGCCAAAGAAAAGTGGGTCGACagaagcttgaaacccaacagtCTGTGGCTTTCCATGCCGTGTCCAAGTGGTCAGCTTGGCTACTGAGGGGAAGAAACATCTGCCTCGTAGCCCTCTGTTTTCATGTCATTCAGGCCCAGCTCCTCGTTCTGTTCAAACTGCCGCTCGTATCGCTCCACACACAACTCCGGGTCTTCTTCAGGAGCATAGAGATTCTGGAAGTGCAAAGAGAAGACTATGAGGCAGCAGCCAGCGTGCAATAAATCCCCAGGGTTTGCTGTCTTTTGCCCAAATCTGGTAGCGTTCCTTTTAAGAACAGGTCttgggtttattttttaaaaaggcaaaatcaaACAtgcaaagaattattaaaaatacGCACAACAAGATAACATAAAAAGTGTCCTTCAGCCCCTTCAGGTGTCTTCCCTGGAAACATCAAGATCAGCCTTCCTTCCCCAACCCAACACTGGCCAAAGTGCCCAGTTGGCATATCCGAAGAATGCCAGAACAACCCAACAGCTCAACAATGAAGGCCAAACAATTTCACCAGAGAGGGGTGGACTTTAGagccgcctcctcctccctcctgcccACAGGGACATTCCATAACAGAGGCTGCTTGGAAGCCCCAAGGCCAGGTGTAAACGTATGTCTGCCCTTCCCTGAGCCACTACAGGAAACGTGAAATAGCGgcatttttaaacaaaacacCCAATGCCTCTTTTAAAAGTTGGTGGCCCTTTTCCGCCCAGGTTATTTGCCCCCATTTGCCTCACCTGAAGGTAACTGTTTCCTGCAGGGTCATCCAGAACAAGATGCACCTTCACCTGCCCATCTACGAtctggcagaaaaagaaaagagacgcTCTCTCCCTCTGACCACAGAAAGCATCACCCGCGAAACGCAAGGCTCACCGTCCCTCCCGCAAAGGGCCTGCAGGGGGCTGGCGCTGGTAGCACGAGGGGCATGCAAAGGCGGCCTTACCTGCTGGAGCTTCTTCCCAAACGCATGCAGTTTTGCTGCTTTGCCAGGGCAAGAGGCGTCCCCCAGGGTGAAGGGGTTCTTCTCCACCTGCAGGGGAGACGGCTGGGGGTTAGGCCCAAGGCAGAGGCAACGCCTCCAAGTCCCGCTCTCCCAGGTCACCCTAAGGCAGCAGCTCTCTGATCAGCAGAGCCAGGCTCCCCAAAACCAGTGCTCTGCCTTCCGCCCAGATGCCGCAAGTCAAAAGGCGGGAGCAGCTCAGCCCAAGGCTCCCACACTCCCCCCCCTCTAGTTCAGCTGTTCTCCAGTTCCTTCGTTGGAAGAAATGTGGCACTACGGGACAGACCTCCAATTCTCGCTCAGATTCACTCACCAGAGCCTGGATGTCCTTCATCAACCCTTCTAGAGTGGTGAATTTTCCACCCAGAGCTCCCATTCCTATCTCAAACTCCAGCTCTGGAATCTCTATCCTGCAGGTTTCCGactgcaaaagagagagagaaccccATTTGTTCCGGGAAAGGCTGGCTGCAGCCTTCACCGAAAGTGCAACTGtcggaatggagggaaggaagggtcaCCTTTAGAACGTCCCTCATCATGTCTGCAGGGCCCGTCACATGAAGGGTTATCTTGGTGCCCAAAGGCTCGATGCCTCCCCCGGATTTTACCTAAGGCAATAAAAGGGGGGGTAAGCGGTAACACGGAGCAGAGCCTCGATGGCCCCCCCTGCCAGAATGAAAAGACTCACCTCGTTTGTTCTGTGCCCACAGGCATCGCAGTTTGTAGCCATGATGATGACTTCCTTGAAATGGGGAATCTCTGAGGAGAAGCAGTAAAGAAAAACTCCACCATGCAGACCCATCAGCCCTCTTGCTCCAGTCCCCACGCGTTTCCTTGGGGGCAGGGGAGGAGCCCGGTCGGCTCCCTCTGCCCTCCAGGAGCCAGCGCCCACGCCAGGGCCATGGATAGGGCTGGCAGAGGCAAGCCCCCACAGACTCAAAGGATACGCACCAGCTTCATGTTTGTGCTGGTGGGAGCGTTGCATTCGGGGCAGTTGGTGCCGAACTGCAGTACCTGGCAGAAGAGAAGCCACCATGAGGCCCCTCCGCTCCCGACTGGACAGGCACCAGACCAAAGGGGAACCCTGCCCCCCAACTGCCAGCCCCTGCCGCAGCCGCTCACCTCGTTCCTCAGGTCCTCTGCAGGGTCGGCTGGATCCTCCTCCAAGCCCTCttcctgaaagggggggggggggaatggaggggTCCGTAAGCGTTTGGCATGCAGACCCTCAGGGCTTGCAAGAGGGCTCCGAGGCCACAGGAACGGCAGGGGGCCCAGGCAAGACCTGTCCAAGCCCTGCCTGTTACCTCTAGTCCAAGCAGAGCTGCTTGCTCGGCCGTCCTCCTGTAGTGGGTGACCTCCAGGGCCTCGTCCTTCTGCGGCGCATGAGGGTTCTCCACAAAACTGTTTCCCGAAGGATCATCAAGAATCTGGAGGGGGAAAAGAGGCGCCACCAAAATCACTCTTTTGCCGGCATTAACATCGCCTGCAGGTGGAGGCGGCTCTCAGCCCCCCAAGGCAACTTACAAATGTGAAAGCCGATTCCGCTTCCTTCAGGCCTTTCAACTTGGAGATGAATTCGTCGATTTTTCCTGCCACTTCAGTGTCCATTTTCTACGGCCCAAAAGCAGAAACAGCTGGCTTGCTTTCCCAGAGGAAGCAGCACACAGAGACACAGGGCAGCCCCCTTCTAGGCCCCCAGCTGGGGCTGTTCCTCCAGAAAGGCCATGCTGCAGGAAGAACCTTAAGCCACCAGTCAAACCAGCAGGCCTGGCTTGTTCCTTTTCTGGCCCAGCCGACTGCATTCTCTCCCCACCAAATAAAGACAAAGCCCAGCCTGGAGCACACGCAGTTTCACCGTGAAGTATTTCAGGTGCCCCAGAAGCCTttgcaatctcccccccccccccggtggagCTGTCAGAATTGCAGCCGGCCATGTGAAAACCGGCAGAAGACCATCCCCTCCTGTTCCACTTCCCAAGGGGGCCTTCAGACCCCAACACTTATGAATAGGATGCTCTAGAAcagcggcccccaaccttttgggcaccagggtccAATTCCATGGACAGAGGTTTTTCCACcgactgggggggtg is a window of Thamnophis elegans isolate rThaEle1 chromosome 13, rThaEle1.pri, whole genome shotgun sequence DNA encoding:
- the BUD13 gene encoding BUD13 homolog — protein: MAAASSLSKAEYLRRRYLEGGDAEAGKKRRRKKAAAAAGRMRIVDDDDVSWKSRPADEGKEEEEEADESDLPVVAEFIDERPDEVKWMETFRGSNKWKLLGDQNEEPSSGHSTATASISSSETSRTNEKKHLLDQSPPRRARHAQPDLSPKREPSAGGTHHVRGSSGSQRELFSDERSAGQKFRATAGADVSLPCKKASRPEGDLLLPQKGLPSRSTRQSQPTAASPRKRQRHDSESSSGSSTTRGAEATTDSDLSPPRATGRPGTRRPNSPDLSPPRRNRPRSSDSDLSPPRRGAEAKKKGHRSRSPSTVLPRHQATESNGSGQRMLSGGKAGLVSADLLRMEQQEHKKAGSSNNSKHLEDESRHAKTVFRDEMGRKRDLKQERLELRKKAEEKSERDEQYAKWGKGLAQSRQQQQNVDDAVKEMQKPLARYIDDQDLDQMLREQEREGDPMADFMRKKKVAKEGQGTKEKPKYNGPAPPLNRFNIWPGYRWDGVDRSNGFEKKRFARIASKKATQELAYKWSVEDM
- the ZPR1 gene encoding zinc finger protein ZPR1; amino-acid sequence: MAAVGREPGVAAGGPFRPLSADDEEQLPTELESLCMACFRQGTTRLLLTRIPFFREVIVGSFACGSCGCTNAEVQSAGRIQARGVRYALAVKSRQDMNRAVVKTDSATAGVPELDFEIPAFSQKGVLTTLEGILDRAIAGLEQDQLHRRKMDTEVAGKIDEFISKLKGLKEAESAFTFILDDPSGNSFVENPHAPQKDEALEVTHYRRTAEQAALLGLEEEGLEEDPADPAEDLRNEVLQFGTNCPECNAPTSTNMKLVQIPHFKEVIIMATNCDACGHRTNEVKSGGGIEPLGTKITLHVTGPADMMRDVLKSETCRIEIPELEFEIGMGALGGKFTTLEGLMKDIQALVEKNPFTLGDASCPGKAAKLHAFGKKLQQIVDGQVKVHLVLDDPAGNSYLQNLYAPEEDPELCVERYERQFEQNEELGLNDMKTEGYEADVSSPQ